The Gossypium arboreum isolate Shixiya-1 chromosome 6, ASM2569848v2, whole genome shotgun sequence DNA window AATTAGAACATTTTTTTACTAATACGATATTAATATAAAGTAAATTAGAAAATGATAATTTGGGGACATTAAGTATAATTAAGCCTCTGAAAAACCACTATCATTCATGTATAAACTGTTGTTGCCAAAAGGAGAGAAAATGGTAGCTTAGTTTTCTGGAACTTTGTGTTGCATCATGGAAAATATGTTGCAACTACAATGAACCTAGCCTTGTGTGGTTGCAATGGCCTTCGATGAACagaaaaaagaaaacaagaagTTAAGCTAAAACTAGAACAATTAAAACCTATTTTCCTTCCCTTCAGCAATCAATCTTACGAATTACATTACATCCGTGATTTCCCTATTTAACTCAGTTCAAACTCCCCTCCTATGAAGCCAATGGGTTATTTGATTTTCCACGTATCCTTGCAATGCAAGCATCAATTAGCTTGGACTTAACTCATCCCAAGAGAAGGGGCAGCATAAATATGAACTTGCTAGTTCCATGGAAATTGCTGCTCTCTGTAGTTGATTTGCTGTTGGCTGGCTCCCAACGACTATCTGGTTCCTTCCCTTTTTGCAACAACTCCGGAACTAGAGGAGGGTTGAGTATTCACACTCAAATGCTCGACAGGCATGAAAGGCTGCCTTAAACTCATGAAATCTCTATTTCCTCCCTCAATTGCTAAACCAGAATTTAGATCGAAATTTGGTCGTGATGGGACCAAACCATTTAAACCAACATTTGTGTTGCTCATGCCCATAAAGAACTGTGGTTGAGTGTATGCTGGAGGAACGGCATATGTAGAGCCCATTGTTTGAGGCACAACAGTTGCTCTCGAATCTCTTGAATCAATCATATACGGGATTGAACCACTAGCCCCATAAATGGCAGAAGGGAAGGAAATAGTTGGTGCCATAGCCACTCCATTATAACTGAATGCAGGAGAATGTGAATATGGCATATTGGGACTTAACCCCAGAAAACCTCCTGTCCTTGTGATGGTTGCATCTCTTGCAGGCTCAAAGGCCTTGCCATGCAGCAAGGATACAACCTGAGGTATGGAATCCTTCCTATTGACTTCCACTCTTGTTCCCATCAGAGAAATAACAGGATCATTTGGTTTAGGCCCTCCACCATATGCATTAACATTTTGGGAAGATATACCATGATAAGGCCTTTGTTCTGAGGCATCATTGTGACTGTATGGTCTGTCATTCAAGTCAATGTTCCTCATAGCAGGTTGCATTGATGATGATGACAGAGCAGGTGATGGGTTATGGTCCCCATTCATATTGTAGAAGAACCGTCCCTCTACTCTTGAATCTAATGACGAAGCATCAGCATCATCGTTGATACAGTTTAAATCCAGTTTAAGTCTCTTGGATTTTCTTGGACTCACTTCAAGTGAAGACTCTACGGAATGGAGGCTTGAAAAGGCTGTAACCTGTTTGCCTGACATTAGTTCAGAACCTTTTTCATCACCAGCTTCAGCAACATTAAGATCAAAATCAATGCAATCCATCCTCTGTTTTGTGCTACTGCTTGTTCCCCCAAGAGAGAGACTTTTTTCACCATCAGAGTTTCGGCAAGCTGATGCTGGGCGAAAAGCACTTGTGGCAGCAGATCCTTTCCATCCGAGAGCCCCCTCAAACTGTAGAGGAGCTACAGGAAAGCCAAGAGCAGCTGCTGCCCTTGAAGCAGAAACCACTGAAACGGGGGCGGAGATGGAATTGACTGTTTGTTCTACATCATCAGAACAGATTTCCTGGTTCAGGTCAAACTCACATAGGCATTTAGTGTTAGGTTCAGGTTCTTGACCCACAGTCACCTGACAGGACTCCATGTGATGCAaaccattttccttttcattgtcTGCATTATCTGAACTAACAACGCACCCCTCCCCCTCATTATATGCTTCAGTAGATTGATTGTGTCCAGAAGACACCCCACTTGGTATAACCTGAGCAGGTAGGTCTTGCTTTGCATTTAAGGAGTCGGGGGTACTAGGTTGCTCAATTCCACCTCCTGAAATCTTCTCTGAAGAGCTGCATGAAGCCTCTCTGTCATCTACTACTTCTCGTTCCACTTCTTGAGCAACTTGTCGGGCAACTTCCAGAGCATCAACTATGCCATACTCAAGCTCCATATCAGACATTCTCCTATTGATCACATCAGGACTAACATAATTAGCACCATGCCTCGAATCCTCCATTTCATAATTCTCCCTATCTTCATCTGCTGCTCTAGTGAGTTCCATCCTGGAAAAGATAGTGTCCAGATTCCCAGGCTTTCTATATTTAAACTCATTTTCAGAGGAGCTCCACTTGCCCAGATGAGACACACTACCTTTGCCTGTGGTCTTGAACTGCTGTGAACCATTGCCCGAATGATTCATAACTCCACTATCATCCATTGCCTTCTTTGGCTCAGACACAGGGGCCTTATCATCACCAATAGCAACAAATTTTAGGACATCACTCTTATTGGCTTCAGACTCATTTTGCAAATTTGGTTCTGCTATAGCCTCCTGAGCACTTCGAACAAGAGCACCAGAAGACACTAGAACATGTTCTGAAGTACTGGAGGAAGAAACTGTCATATCCAACTTCTGGTTTTCATCAATTGGTAACCCATTCAACTTCTGGGCATCTGAAACTTCAACATGTTCTTGCTTTGATTCTGGCAAACTGCAGGCCTCAACAGAAGCAGTTTCTTCCACAGTAGTTGCCAGAGGCTCTTCCTTCATAGATGACTTCTCTTGAATGGGATTAGGCATGAAAGAGGAAGCCATATGACTTTGAGATCTGTTTTCCAGGTTTGCGTGGTCTGAGTTTATGTTAGACTCAAGCTGATCATTAGTACTTTCAATGTGAAAATCTTTATCACTTTCTGACTGAACACCATCTAGGTTTGAAGGAAGGTTCTCAACTTTTGCAGCATCTGTTCCATCAATTTCTTCATGGGCATTTGCTCCAGAAGGACCACCTCTGACAGAAGATTCGGGCCCGCTGTTTTCTACAGTAACTTTTGCACCGTCTGAAATCCTGTAGTCATGTCCACCAGTATCAACATCACCATCGGCAACCTTATCCTGTTTCAAGTTGTCAAAGAGCAATCTAGCTCCGTCCTGAACTCGAGGGCTATTGTGGCCAAGAAGATTCTTCACTGTAATCCGGATCTCAGAAGAAATAGACCTCTCATTATTTCTATGCAACTTTTCAAGAGCTCGTAAGAGTGCAGTAATTGATTCTTCCACAAAATAGCCACTAGACTCATTACCGCAATCTTGAGCATCCTTAAGCCACCCATCAAGGAAACAGAGTCCATCTAGTTGAACAAAAAGATCGAGACAATCCTTATTCTCAGTCGCAGCAATTGTACTTGCAACAGCAGTCCACTGCCTGGTCGCATCACTAACATTCTTTCCAACAACATCTTTCTCTTTCTTCATTACAGTTAGTAGCTCCTCAACTCGAGAAGGGGATGTCAGCCCGTCTTTCATCTCGGTCAATGTAAAAAAATCTTCCAGCGTCATGATGCTTCAGTTGCAAAACCACCAATTACAGAAGACATTATAACCTGATGAAAATTTTTGTGCCATCTGGAACAGGAGTAAGGCTTCAAGGCGATGTCCAAGAACAAACCTGTTAAATGACATGATGTTAATTCTGCATCTCCAAATTTCTAACTAAATTGCAACATCTTGCAAACAAATTAGTGGTATCAAAAGCCACTACATGTTCAAACATCAACCCGAGTAGCATAGCTATGAATAATACAGGATTTAATTAgaaacgcattcatatatatcgCTACATTTCTTGAAAAAGAACATTGTAGTTATGCGATACTGCATCCATTCTTCCATACAAGTAGGGGCGATATCgatttgttttgaaaaaaaaaattgcagtTACCACACAGTATTAAAATTTTTCAGAAACTAAACCGAAACCAAATGGAATCCCACTGGTTCAAATCAGTTAAGTTCgtcagtttttaaatttttttctaaaagtatctttaatatagtattttaaagttgttttcactaatttaaatataaaacatttactTTTATATCGTAAAAGACTTAAaactaattataaattaaataaaaatagaattcgCTTTAGTTCAGAGAATTACAGTTATTTAATTAGAGAACTGTGAATGAACCGAACCAAATTAAATATAACCGAACCAAACACTACAGTCTGAATcagttttcagttttttttttttttttttttgtttttgcttaGCCTGACATACAAGCAAGAAATAATATGACAGCATGAAGCTCGTTACAATAAAAAAACAATAGAAAGCATGTAATTATTGACCATTCATGCATTTGGATGAGTGATACAAGAGAGGTAATAAAAACTCTCCAAAGATAACAAAATACAATGAACCTTTTTCTTCCTCTATCACTGCAATGAGGACGAGTCTTTGCTTTTGAATTTTAGTGCATGATACATAGGTATCAATAGGCATGATATAGACAGCACTTGCACTACCATGATCAGAGTGTTCAAGGGGGTCACAGAAAGGTGGTTGAGAGAGGACATGACGTTAGACAACTACCAAAAAAATCTAGTGAAGCCTAGTACCACTAAAACCCCCCATTAGCCAGGGAAAGTGTTAGAACTTCGGACTTCAACTAAAAAGATTTGAAGTTCATGGGATGTAAAAGACTGCCTTGTATGATGCAGTCAAAAGCAAAGTGGATCTCCAAATGTATACCAAAGCATTTTCAATGATGAAACTTCTAATGCACTAGGCATCCCTAGAACAGTGCTCTCACATGTAGAACCTCAAATTCTTTTACTTCTAAAACAGATTATCAtcatcaaaattaaaaagaaagaagctAAAGTCACCATAATATACCTTCCAAACAAGCTAATCGTGCAAACCAGTATATACTGTCAAGAATAACACATTCCAAAGACAAAATCGATGAGATTTCTCAACACTCGAATTGAAAGAACTACCTGATATCTACCACAATAGAATTTGTATCCTAAAACAGAATCACGCCAAAACCAAAATAACATACAAGAACCTACTCATAAATGGCAGGCAAAATAAACCAAAAACTGAAAGTTCCTCCAGTTTCCTCTAAAACTATAACCAGGCAAAGCGAGAGCAATTActataaacaaaaaaaatctaaACCCTAAAAGTCAAAACCAGTAGAAACAGCAAGACAAAACCCTAGCTTTACTGCTCAATATCATAGGAGTGCTTTGAATTTAAACGAAATCTATTTTAATTACAATTATATTAACGTAGAATTACTAGCTGGTTGTATTAATAATGTTAATCCTCAATATATAACTAAAATGATAATAAACCAAAAGGAATTAAAACAAAATGCAAGAAATAGAGAAAGCGAGACACGTAGTTCATTCACCTTCATCAGAAAAAAAGTTTCAAAAAGAGGAAAGATGAAACCCTAGCTCCAAAGCTCAGCTCCGATAGGAAGATGACACCAAACTTGTTTCTCTCTAAAGAGAAAAAAATTCTCTCTTTCTGTTTTGTCTAAGCCTTTGAGCTTTTTCCCCTCTTTGCAGATTATGGGgggatttttttttcttgtttgggTTTAAATTTTGTACTTTTATCTCCCTCTTCACAAAACCCTTTGCTTTGTCCTCAGCGAAGCTTTTTTTTGGAAACAGATTGAGACAGCGAGAGAtagagaaagagaaagagagcAACGTTTCTTTTCTCGTAATTTTCTGGGTTTTGCTaactttgatttttatttttttttactttgtcaATTTTCTTGTCGGTTTTAGTTTTTGTTTCGCAGTTAGGGGATGGAAAAGGCACGTGCAGGGCGTGCTTGATAATCAAGAATAGGTAAAAATCCATAACAGGTCCCTGTATTATAAAGACAGGATTAAATTGATCCTTTACTATTAAAAAATAATctttccaaaaataaaataaaataattttaaattttaaattttattattttaaagagtcatttagaaattaatatttttaaagattttataattttacaaataaaatctTTCTTTTCAAATTGAATTGCAAATAAAAATTTATGCTATTTTTCtaaacaataaatattaacttaattaaaatttgactttgtataatgatcaaattgattGATTTAGAGCTAACTACTTAAGTCCCATTTTTTAAAAGATGATCGATAAAGACCAAATCTTTCGAAATGATAATATAAGGactaaacttttaaaatataatctcaaataagTGAATGTTGAcgttttaaaatataatacatgatagttgaattaaatgttatttgaaaaggaaataaaaaattaaacataatttgAAGTatgattcatattatttaaaaccCTTATTTAAACACTCTTGAAAAGATTCAGCCCTTGTTTGTTTGACCATTTTAAAAGGTTTAGCATTtagatttagtccttatataACCATTTTGAAAATAGTTTATACGTGAACGACCCCAAAAATGAAGCATTCAGCCttcatttaataataaaagaCTAATTTGATTAATTTCTTAGAAAATAGTTGACTTAAAAGTTAAATTtgcaataataataaaaggtaaACTACACTCAATGTTactaaactattaataaatttatattttagtcactcaacttcaaaaagttataacataatcactaaattattcgaaaatttcatttaaataactgaattattcaaaagtttttatttaagttattgagttattaatttttttaaaaatacaacTATTGAGCTCCAAACAACGATTTGACAATCGATATGATAAAATTAACAAGTAAAACATAAATTAGATCTTAGCTAATTTGATGATCAATGTTgaagattaaaaaaaaattatttatactttaattaaataaattgtaatgTTTAAAGCTATTTCGTGAAAATAATaaactataaaagaaaataagaatGAAAGCTTTCAATTGACACAAACATTGTAAACAATGAAAGCCGTACAATAACGATTATAACAGCACAATGGTTTaagtaaaattttttgaaaatttcaataACCATTTTATATCATTCTGAAATTGAGTGAACAAAACAAAACTTAGTAACCTTAGGTGTAATTTACCTTTAAAAAATGCTATataaaaaattgtttttaaattttagttttttacgaaaataaataaaatataggaAAAACACAACAATTCGGGAATTGCCGTTAAAAGTATGGGCTTCATATGAGGAATGACGAATTTTCCTCATTTGTTTGTCCTACAACTATTTTTCTAAAGATGATATAGCATCTGCAGCTGCTGCTGCATAGTGGGTCAATACTTGTCTAGAAACAACATatgatattggggttgacagacaCTTGACAAGATTGGTTAAAAGTGGGAAAAGGATAAGAACCGAAAAGATTTGAGGTAATAACCCTACAACTGTGTGTTTAAATGAGCATTGAGTGCTGCTTACGTGCTGTCATTCATCCCCCCACTCACTGGGTCCTCACTTTTACAACCCCTTCTTATAATCTAAACAACAAAAAGTACTACTAACCATTTCATTCCCAATGAAAAACTAGAATGATACACACAACTTGACCACATACTATTgatctttttttatatataataatgaaAAAGGAACATCAGCTTTTGTGGTGCCATTAGCTATGCATATAATCTTAGTAGGCCACTAAATTTTATTGGTGCAGACCGTTAAGCAACTCAAAACCAATCATCTATACAAGGAAAGCAAGCTTTACATAAAAACAAGGGAAAAGGGGTCTGTCTATGCTACAGAATGAAGATAATTTTGGTGCCGGACACTTCCTGATCATGATGAAAAACCAACACAtgtagctttttttttttatatataaatattttataaaaatcgcTAGACCAGAAGCAAAAGCAGGAGGAAAAGATACGCGATAAATTGGAACTTGCAAAACAAACTAATTAAGATACGCCCCCAATCAAGCCAGATAGCTAGTATACATGGAAATTTGATTCTCGAGTAGTACTACTCTTTCAACGTCCAAAACCAACCTCTCATCTCTCAAGTCCAGGTCAGGTAAATAAGTACCAAGCTATTCTATTTCTGTGAACCATAGCATTACAGATCCCTATATCAAAATTGCCTAAGGGATTTAATAGCAAAACTTACCAACGTATTCTACACATCTCCAATAGAACAAAACTTTGTTTAATGAGGTGATATTTCCAATATAAGATAAGGTCATCTCTTAACCTTCATGGCTTCATCTGCTCTTCTTGGTGATCCCTTGCAGCTGTAGAAAGTTGATGAGAGAGACTCAATTTTCGGTATCCCTTGCTTTACACTTCGGGCATACAAGGAATACAGTCTGCCCTTCATCTGCTGATCTCATCTGTataggaaaagagaaagagaCATAGAGAAATTAATATAAGTTAAATGAGGAGGGATCGATTATTCATAAAAAAGAAACTTGTTTTTATCGAGATGTTGTTTTACTTGTCGGGTAGTGTACTCAAGCTCTGCGTTTCCACAGGATTTACAAGTCTGCTTGATCAACTGCACATGATAATTAATACTCAAAATGGTGAGCAGCAGATTTAAGGATTGTCTCTATCTTTAACTTAATAAAAGTAATTACCGCAGCTGATTCTTTTGTCGTCATCTCTTCCGCAGCATGTGAGATGCCAAGGTCTCTCCGAATATCCTGCAAAATGTAAAGCAAATGGAGTAAAATAATGCAGCATCAAGAACACGAAAAGAGGTGAGAGGGCAGAGCTAGAATGCAGCCATCAGCATGCAAGTTCAACATTCATTACTTATATGTACGAGTGTAACTTCTATTAAGAATTATACGAAAGAACAATAGGAAAAACCAACCAACATGACCAACTTATTACGTGCTTTCTTGTATACTACAGTCTATAGCCAATTTTGACATCTCAATATATGAAGGATTTGCGGCAGAATCACTCTTTATTTAGAACAGGGTACCCGCTCATATAAACAAAGAAAACAATATCTCAGTTCATTTGTAATCTCTCACTCTCTATGATATCAAAGCCAACATAACCAACATATGCAATCATCATATAACTAGTAGCTTGCACAAATAGAAGGTAACAAAGGTGAAGGCAAACCTCAACAGTGAGTGTGTAGCCGATTTCTCGTCCCACAATACCTAATATATAAGGACAACAACTTTAGTAAAGCAGCCAATGAAGAAGATAAACAAAAACTATAGTACTAAATAAAGTGGATACCTTTAGCACTAGTTTTAGATCTACACAAAGAGCATTCAGCAATCTTAGGTGAAACCAAAGACAGCATCGTACCACACAAGTTACAGAACATGAAGTCTCGTGCTTGAGAATACGCCATGAATCTTTCCTTTAAAGAACTATTGAAATGGGAATTTTATAAGATCCACAAGAAACTGAAACtagtaaacttttttttttttttttttgtgtgtgtgtgtgtgaattaTAGCATTAAACTAGGAAACATTGAACCAATAAAGCTACTACAAATAGTTCCCTGAGAAATTACTACAAACACTA harbors:
- the LOC108459338 gene encoding DNA-directed RNA polymerase I subunit RPA12 — translated: MAYSQARDFMFCNLCGTMLSLVSPKIAECSLCRSKTSAKGIVGREIGYTLTVEDIRRDLGISHAAEEMTTKESAALIKQTCKSCGNAELEYTTRQMRSADEGQTVFLVCPKCKARDTEN
- the LOC108459339 gene encoding uncharacterized protein LOC108459339 translates to MTLEDFFTLTEMKDGLTSPSRVEELLTVMKKEKDVVGKNVSDATRQWTAVASTIAATENKDCLDLFVQLDGLCFLDGWLKDAQDCGNESSGYFVEESITALLRALEKLHRNNERSISSEIRITVKNLLGHNSPRVQDGARLLFDNLKQDKVADGDVDTGGHDYRISDGAKVTVENSGPESSVRGGPSGANAHEEIDGTDAAKVENLPSNLDGVQSESDKDFHIESTNDQLESNINSDHANLENRSQSHMASSFMPNPIQEKSSMKEEPLATTVEETASVEACSLPESKQEHVEVSDAQKLNGLPIDENQKLDMTVSSSSTSEHVLVSSGALVRSAQEAIAEPNLQNESEANKSDVLKFVAIGDDKAPVSEPKKAMDDSGVMNHSGNGSQQFKTTGKGSVSHLGKWSSSENEFKYRKPGNLDTIFSRMELTRAADEDRENYEMEDSRHGANYVSPDVINRRMSDMELEYGIVDALEVARQVAQEVEREVVDDREASCSSSEKISGGGIEQPSTPDSLNAKQDLPAQVIPSGVSSGHNQSTEAYNEGEGCVVSSDNADNEKENGLHHMESCQVTVGQEPEPNTKCLCEFDLNQEICSDDVEQTVNSISAPVSVVSASRAAAALGFPVAPLQFEGALGWKGSAATSAFRPASACRNSDGEKSLSLGGTSSSTKQRMDCIDFDLNVAEAGDEKGSELMSGKQVTAFSSLHSVESSLEVSPRKSKRLKLDLNCINDDADASSLDSRVEGRFFYNMNGDHNPSPALSSSSMQPAMRNIDLNDRPYSHNDASEQRPYHGISSQNVNAYGGGPKPNDPVISLMGTRVEVNRKDSIPQVVSLLHGKAFEPARDATITRTGGFLGLSPNMPYSHSPAFSYNGVAMAPTISFPSAIYGASGSIPYMIDSRDSRATVVPQTMGSTYAVPPAYTQPQFFMGMSNTNVGLNGLVPSRPNFDLNSGLAIEGGNRDFMSLRQPFMPVEHLSVNTQPSSSSGVVAKREGTR